The proteins below are encoded in one region of Populus alba chromosome 2, ASM523922v2, whole genome shotgun sequence:
- the LOC118035794 gene encoding 70 kDa peptidyl-prolyl isomerase isoform X2 codes for MSSIAKSNHDHEKGRESQTSCSTSMPSSGKTMFADAFGQEGKDASDAICPVPPNSTLYIDLELTSFKPVIDVTGDAKVFKKILKEGEGSLVANEGATVTISYTARLEDGTVFERKGIDDGQPLQFITDEEQVIAGLDQAVATMKKGEHAILTVKPEYGFGNIETKRDLAIVPPSSILVYEVEMLDFIKEKTPWEMNNQEKIKAAERKKEEGNLLFKSGKYLRAGKKYDKAASYVGEEEIFGDDEQKLVTAMRVTCWLNKAACSLKLNDFQGAIKLCSKVLGIEFYNIKALYRRAQALIQTTDLVSADMDIKKALEVDPQNREVKLIQKTLKQLQAESNKRDAKLYSNMFADMTKQTSAITKKLKVERADDDMKNVEPVAMEMENVADNSYPSDNGKAVDSC; via the exons ATGTCCAGCATTGCCAAAAGCAACCATGACCATGAAAAGGGGAGAGAAAGTCAAACTAGTTGTTCAACCTCAAT gccTTCATCTGGAAAAACGATGTTTGCAGATGCTTTTGGACAGGAAGGAAAGGATGCTAGTGATGCAATCTGTCCAGTTCCACCAAATTCTACTCTGTACATTGATCTGGAGCTAACATCCTTTAAGCCTGTTATTGATGTTACTGGTGATGCTAAGGTCTTCAAGAAGATCCTGAAAGAGGGGGAGGGCTCCCTTGTTGCAAATGAAGGTGCAACAGTAACTA TTAGCTATACAGCTAGGCTAGAGGATGGAACTGtgtttgaaagaaaaggaattgaTGATGGGCAGCCTTTGCAATTTATAACAGATGAAG AGCAAGTGATCGCTGGTTTAGACCAAGCTGTGGCAACAATGAAGAAGGGGGAACATGCAATATTAACAGTAAAGCCAGAATATGGCTTTGGAAACATTGAAACAAAGAGGGATCTTGCTATTGTACCCCCATCATCAATCCTAGTCTATGAAGTTGAAATGTTAGATTTTATTAAG GAGAAAACACCATGGGAGATGAACAATCAGGAGAAAATTAAGGCTGccgagagaaagaaagaagaaggaaatctGCTATTTAAAAGTGGGAAGTATCTAAGAGCTGGAAAAAAGTATGATAAG GCTGCAAGTTATGTTGGTGAAGAGGAAATTTTTGGGGATGATGAGCAAAAGCTGGTTACAGCAATGAGAGTAACTTGCTGGCTGAACAAGGCAGCATGTAGCCTCAAACTTAATGATTTTCAGGGAGCAATCAAGTTATGTTCAAAG GTACTGGGTATTGAGTTCTACAACATAAAAGCCCTTTATAGGCGGGCACAAGCACTGATCCAAACTACAGATTTGGTCTCAGCTGACATGGACATTAAGAAAGCTCTTGAAGTTGATCCTCAAAACAG GGAGGTGAAGTTAATTCAGAAGACATTGAAACAACTTCAAGCAGAAAGTAACAAGAGAGATGCAAAGCTCTATTCCAACATGTTTGCGGATATGACAAAGCAAACATCTGCCATAACCAAG AAATTGAAAGTCGAGAGAGCAGACGATGACATGAAAAATGTAGAGCCTGTGGCAATGGAAATGGAAAATGTTGCTGATAATTCATATCCATCTGACAATGGAAAGGCTGTTGATTCCTGTTAG
- the LOC118035794 gene encoding 70 kDa peptidyl-prolyl isomerase isoform X1 — translation MGVEKGTRDSDIEREEDLDEEPGEVIESAPPLKVGEERELGNSGIKKKLLKRGLGWETPEFNDEVTVHYVGTLLDGTKFDSTRDRDSSVIMKLGQGEVVAGLDHGIITMKKGERALFTLPPELGFGVAGRDVVPTNSFVRYEVELVSWIKVVDVSKDGGIIKKIVEKGDKHERPGDLDEVLVKYQVALADGTIVAKTLEEGIEFYVKDGHLCPALPKATMTMKRGEKVKLVVQPQYAFGQEGKDASDAICPVPPNSTLYIDLELTSFKPVIDVTGDAKVFKKILKEGEGSLVANEGATVTISYTARLEDGTVFERKGIDDGQPLQFITDEEQVIAGLDQAVATMKKGEHAILTVKPEYGFGNIETKRDLAIVPPSSILVYEVEMLDFIKEKTPWEMNNQEKIKAAERKKEEGNLLFKSGKYLRAGKKYDKAASYVGEEEIFGDDEQKLVTAMRVTCWLNKAACSLKLNDFQGAIKLCSKVLGIEFYNIKALYRRAQALIQTTDLVSADMDIKKALEVDPQNREVKLIQKTLKQLQAESNKRDAKLYSNMFADMTKQTSAITKKLKVERADDDMKNVEPVAMEMENVADNSYPSDNGKAVDSC, via the exons ATGGGTGTAGAGAAAGGGACTCGCGATTCAGACATTGAACGCGAAGAAGACCTCGATGAAGAACCAGGGGAGGTGATCGAATCAGCTCCTCCTCTCAAGGTTGGCGAAGAGAGAGAGCTTGGTAATTCTGGTATAAAGAAGAAGCTCCTCAAGCGTGGCCTTGGCTGGGAAACTCCAGAATTCAATGATGAAGTCACTG TTCATTATGTGGGCACATTACTTGATGGTACTAAGTTTGATTCCACAAGAGATAGGGATTCATCTGTGATTATGAAACTTGGTCAAG GGGAAGTGGTTGCTGGATTGGATCATGGGATCATTACCATGAAAAAGGGAGAACGTGCATTGTTCACGTTGCCTCCTGAATTGGGCTTTGGAGTGGCAGGGCGTGATGTTGTGCCGACGAATTCTTTTGTTCGATATGAGGTCGAGCTTGTTTCGTGGATTAAGGTGGTGGATGTGAGCAAAGATGGTggaattataaagaaaattgtGGAGAAGGGAGATAAGCACGAGCGTCCTGGTGATTTAGATGAAGTCCTTG TGAAGTATCAGGTGGCCCTTGCTGATGGCACTATTGTGGCAAAAACACTGGAAGAAGGAATTGAGTTTTATGTAAAAGATG GTCATTTATGTCCAGCATTGCCAAAAGCAACCATGACCATGAAAAGGGGAGAGAAAGTCAAACTAGTTGTTCAACCTCAAT ATGCTTTTGGACAGGAAGGAAAGGATGCTAGTGATGCAATCTGTCCAGTTCCACCAAATTCTACTCTGTACATTGATCTGGAGCTAACATCCTTTAAGCCTGTTATTGATGTTACTGGTGATGCTAAGGTCTTCAAGAAGATCCTGAAAGAGGGGGAGGGCTCCCTTGTTGCAAATGAAGGTGCAACAGTAACTA TTAGCTATACAGCTAGGCTAGAGGATGGAACTGtgtttgaaagaaaaggaattgaTGATGGGCAGCCTTTGCAATTTATAACAGATGAAG AGCAAGTGATCGCTGGTTTAGACCAAGCTGTGGCAACAATGAAGAAGGGGGAACATGCAATATTAACAGTAAAGCCAGAATATGGCTTTGGAAACATTGAAACAAAGAGGGATCTTGCTATTGTACCCCCATCATCAATCCTAGTCTATGAAGTTGAAATGTTAGATTTTATTAAG GAGAAAACACCATGGGAGATGAACAATCAGGAGAAAATTAAGGCTGccgagagaaagaaagaagaaggaaatctGCTATTTAAAAGTGGGAAGTATCTAAGAGCTGGAAAAAAGTATGATAAG GCTGCAAGTTATGTTGGTGAAGAGGAAATTTTTGGGGATGATGAGCAAAAGCTGGTTACAGCAATGAGAGTAACTTGCTGGCTGAACAAGGCAGCATGTAGCCTCAAACTTAATGATTTTCAGGGAGCAATCAAGTTATGTTCAAAG GTACTGGGTATTGAGTTCTACAACATAAAAGCCCTTTATAGGCGGGCACAAGCACTGATCCAAACTACAGATTTGGTCTCAGCTGACATGGACATTAAGAAAGCTCTTGAAGTTGATCCTCAAAACAG GGAGGTGAAGTTAATTCAGAAGACATTGAAACAACTTCAAGCAGAAAGTAACAAGAGAGATGCAAAGCTCTATTCCAACATGTTTGCGGATATGACAAAGCAAACATCTGCCATAACCAAG AAATTGAAAGTCGAGAGAGCAGACGATGACATGAAAAATGTAGAGCCTGTGGCAATGGAAATGGAAAATGTTGCTGATAATTCATATCCATCTGACAATGGAAAGGCTGTTGATTCCTGTTAG
- the LOC118035794 gene encoding 70 kDa peptidyl-prolyl isomerase isoform X3 has product MKEKTPWEMNNQEKIKAAERKKEEGNLLFKSGKYLRAGKKYDKAASYVGEEEIFGDDEQKLVTAMRVTCWLNKAACSLKLNDFQGAIKLCSKVLGIEFYNIKALYRRAQALIQTTDLVSADMDIKKALEVDPQNREVKLIQKTLKQLQAESNKRDAKLYSNMFADMTKQTSAITKKLKVERADDDMKNVEPVAMEMENVADNSYPSDNGKAVDSC; this is encoded by the exons ATGAAG GAGAAAACACCATGGGAGATGAACAATCAGGAGAAAATTAAGGCTGccgagagaaagaaagaagaaggaaatctGCTATTTAAAAGTGGGAAGTATCTAAGAGCTGGAAAAAAGTATGATAAG GCTGCAAGTTATGTTGGTGAAGAGGAAATTTTTGGGGATGATGAGCAAAAGCTGGTTACAGCAATGAGAGTAACTTGCTGGCTGAACAAGGCAGCATGTAGCCTCAAACTTAATGATTTTCAGGGAGCAATCAAGTTATGTTCAAAG GTACTGGGTATTGAGTTCTACAACATAAAAGCCCTTTATAGGCGGGCACAAGCACTGATCCAAACTACAGATTTGGTCTCAGCTGACATGGACATTAAGAAAGCTCTTGAAGTTGATCCTCAAAACAG GGAGGTGAAGTTAATTCAGAAGACATTGAAACAACTTCAAGCAGAAAGTAACAAGAGAGATGCAAAGCTCTATTCCAACATGTTTGCGGATATGACAAAGCAAACATCTGCCATAACCAAG AAATTGAAAGTCGAGAGAGCAGACGATGACATGAAAAATGTAGAGCCTGTGGCAATGGAAATGGAAAATGTTGCTGATAATTCATATCCATCTGACAATGGAAAGGCTGTTGATTCCTGTTAG
- the LOC118035795 gene encoding WD repeat-containing protein PCN isoform X1, with amino-acid sequence MLGAVYRNSSIEWRPSPVVSLATSADESQVAAAREDGSLEIWLVSPGSVGWHCQLTIHGDPNSRVSSLVWCRAGSKGLPCGRLFSSSIDGSVSEWDIFHLKQKNVLESTGVSIWQMAVAPSTDSEIHTEHKSQHLGNGYLNNRYKGGEASEDSSESEDDSGSDEQHEQIVLEDPRLAIACDDGCVRIYTIPASDELIYNRTLPRVSGRVLSVTWSPDASRIYSGTSDGFVRCWDAKLGSEIYRITAGLGGLGSGPDLCIWSLLALRCGTLVSADSTGAVQFWDSEHGTLLQAHTSHKGDVNALAAAPSHNRVFSAGSDGQVILYKLSSETVESAYDTSSKMLKKWIYVGYVRAHTHDVRALTVAVPISREDPMPDDKVKRIRHKKKPIEFSYHKWAHLGVPMLISAGDDTKLFAYSAQEFTKFSPHDICPAPQRVPIQLALNTVFNQNCLLLVQSSSWLDILCVKTKGGSMTDTGPGPSRGRATMDILARIKTKRSRKIICSTISNAGALFAYSDHVKPSLFELKKEVRRSAWTVNKKPLPQNLPYAHSMVFSADSSRLMIAGHDRKIYVVDVGSSELLHTFTPCREEFDEELPPSEPPITKMFTSCDGQWLAAINCFGDTYVFNLETQRQHWFITRLDGASVTAGGFPPQNNNVLVITTSSNQVYAFDVEAKQLGEWSMRHSFVLPKRYQEFPGEVTGLSFLPLSSPPSVIIYSARAMCLIDFGMPVDREEDGDLVNSQHSSLKKLQATTLNGGLKRKLKEYQPEAKHRKNFELRAFRDPVLFISHLSENSILILDKPWMDVVKTFDAQPVHRHIFGT; translated from the exons ATGCTAGGAGCTGTTTATAGGAACAGCTCAATCGAGTGGAGGCCGTCTCCAGTTGTATCTCTAGCCACCAGCGCCGACGAGTCTCAGGTCGCTGCCGCTCGTGAAGACGGCTCACTCGAGATTTGGCTCGTGTCTCCTGGCTCCGTCGGTTGGCACTGCCAGCTG ACAATTCACGGTGACCCTAACTCGCGAGTTTCGTCGCTTGTGTGGTGTCGTGCTGGCTCGAAAGGGTTACCTTGTGGTAGATTGTTTTCGTCTAGCATTGATGGTTCAGTTTCGGAGTGggatatttttcacttaaagcAGAAG AATGTGTTGGAGTCAACTGGGGTCTCAATTTGGCAGATGGCGGTGGCACCATCTACCGATTCAGAAATTCATACAGAGCACAAGTCACAGCACCTTGGAAATGGATATTTAAATAATAGATACAAAGGTGGTGAAGCCTCTGAAGACAGTAGCGAGAGTGAAGATGATTCAGGATCGGATGAACAACATGAGCAAATAGTTCTCGAGGATCCACGTCTGGCAATTGCTTGTGATGATGGGTGTGTGCGGATATACACTATTCCTGCTTCGGATGAGTTAATATACAATAGAACATTGCCTAGGGTCAGTG GGCGTGTTTTAAGTGTGACGTGGAGTCCTGATGCGAGTAGAATATATTCAGGCACTAGCGATGG GTTTGTAAGGTGTTGGGATGCTAAGCTGGGTAGTGAGATATACAGGATTACAGCTGGGCTTGGTGGTTTGGGTAGCGGACCTGACCTTTGTATATGGTCTTTACTCGCACTGAG ATGTGGGACCCTTGTTAGTGCAGACAGTACTGGTGCTGTTCAGTTTTGGGACTCTGAACACGGGACACTTTTGCAGGCACACACTTCTCACAAGGGTGATGTGAATGCTCTGGCAGCTGCACCTTCTCATAACAGGGTGTTCTCTGCAGGATCTGATGGTCAG GTTATTCTTTATAAGCTTTCTAGTGAGACAGTTGAATCTGCTTACGACACATCATCTAAAATGTTGAAGAAATGGATATATGTCGGTTATGTAAGAGCTCATACACATGATGTTAGAGCCTTGACAGTGGCAGTACCAATTAGTCGAGAAG ATCCTATGCCTGATGATAAAGTTAAAAGAATTCGTCATAAGAAGAAGCCCATCGAGTTTAGTTACCATAAATGGGCGCATTTGGGAGTTCCTATGCTTATCTCTGCTGGTGATGACACAAAGCTCTTTGCCTATTCTGCTCAGGAATTCACTAAGTTCTCGCCCCATGATATCTGCCCTGCACCCCAAAGAGTGCCAATTCAGTTGGCTCTTAATACCGTATTCAACCAAAATTGTTTGCTTCTAGTCCAATCATCTTCCTGGTTGGATATTCTTTGTGTTAAAACAAAAGGTGGATCCATGACTGATACTGGCCCTGGCCCATCAAGGGGCCGTGCAACAATGGATATTCTAGCTCGAATTAAGACTAAGAGATCTCGGAAAATTATTTGCAGCACCATTTCTAATGCAGGGGCTTTATTTGCTTACTCAGACCATGTTAAACCCAGCCTTTTTGAATTGAAGAAGGAAGTCAGAAGAAGTGCATGGACTGTTAATAAAAAGCCTCTCCCTCAGAACTTGCCATACGCACATTCCATGGTTTTCAGTGCTGATTCATCTCGATTGATGATAGCAGGACATGATAGAAAGATATAT GTGGTGGATGTGGGCAGCTCAGAGCTACTACATACCTTCACACCATGTCGTGAGGAATTTGATGAGGAATTACCCCCTAGTGAGCCTCCCATAACAAAAATGTTTACTAGTTGTGATGGGCAATGGTTAGCTGCCATCAACTGCTTTGGAGACACATATGTATTTAATCTGGAGACTCAAAG GCAGCACTGGTTCATAACTAGATTGGATGGTGCCTCTGTAACAGCTGGTGGTTTCCCCCCTCAAAATAACAACGTGCTTGTAATCACAACCTCATCAAATCAAGTCTATGCATTTGATGTGGAGGCCAAACAGCTAGGAGAATGGTCAATGCGGCATTCATTTGTTCTACCAAAGAGATACCAAGAATTTCCTGGGGAGGTCACCGGGCTCTCTTTTCTGCCTCTGTCAAGTCCTCCTTCTGTTATCATTTACAGTGCCAG GGCAATGTGCTTAATTGACTTCGGGATGCCAGTTGATCGAGAGGAAGATGGTGATTTGGTAAACAGTCAGCATTCTTCACTGAAGAAGTTACAGGCTACTACCTTGAATGGGGGACTGAAACGTAAATTGAAAGAATATCAACCAGAGgctaaacatagaaaaaatttTGAACTTCGTGCTTTCAGAGATCCTGTTTTATTTATTAGCCACCTTTCTGAAAATTCTATCTTGATCCTGGACAAACCATGGATGGATGTGGTTAAAACTTTTGATGCCCAACCTGTCCACAGACATATATTTGGGACATGA
- the LOC118035795 gene encoding WD repeat-containing protein PCN isoform X2 produces MAVAPSTDSEIHTEHKSQHLGNGYLNNRYKGGEASEDSSESEDDSGSDEQHEQIVLEDPRLAIACDDGCVRIYTIPASDELIYNRTLPRVSGRVLSVTWSPDASRIYSGTSDGFVRCWDAKLGSEIYRITAGLGGLGSGPDLCIWSLLALRCGTLVSADSTGAVQFWDSEHGTLLQAHTSHKGDVNALAAAPSHNRVFSAGSDGQVILYKLSSETVESAYDTSSKMLKKWIYVGYVRAHTHDVRALTVAVPISREDPMPDDKVKRIRHKKKPIEFSYHKWAHLGVPMLISAGDDTKLFAYSAQEFTKFSPHDICPAPQRVPIQLALNTVFNQNCLLLVQSSSWLDILCVKTKGGSMTDTGPGPSRGRATMDILARIKTKRSRKIICSTISNAGALFAYSDHVKPSLFELKKEVRRSAWTVNKKPLPQNLPYAHSMVFSADSSRLMIAGHDRKIYVVDVGSSELLHTFTPCREEFDEELPPSEPPITKMFTSCDGQWLAAINCFGDTYVFNLETQRQHWFITRLDGASVTAGGFPPQNNNVLVITTSSNQVYAFDVEAKQLGEWSMRHSFVLPKRYQEFPGEVTGLSFLPLSSPPSVIIYSARAMCLIDFGMPVDREEDGDLVNSQHSSLKKLQATTLNGGLKRKLKEYQPEAKHRKNFELRAFRDPVLFISHLSENSILILDKPWMDVVKTFDAQPVHRHIFGT; encoded by the exons ATGGCGGTGGCACCATCTACCGATTCAGAAATTCATACAGAGCACAAGTCACAGCACCTTGGAAATGGATATTTAAATAATAGATACAAAGGTGGTGAAGCCTCTGAAGACAGTAGCGAGAGTGAAGATGATTCAGGATCGGATGAACAACATGAGCAAATAGTTCTCGAGGATCCACGTCTGGCAATTGCTTGTGATGATGGGTGTGTGCGGATATACACTATTCCTGCTTCGGATGAGTTAATATACAATAGAACATTGCCTAGGGTCAGTG GGCGTGTTTTAAGTGTGACGTGGAGTCCTGATGCGAGTAGAATATATTCAGGCACTAGCGATGG GTTTGTAAGGTGTTGGGATGCTAAGCTGGGTAGTGAGATATACAGGATTACAGCTGGGCTTGGTGGTTTGGGTAGCGGACCTGACCTTTGTATATGGTCTTTACTCGCACTGAG ATGTGGGACCCTTGTTAGTGCAGACAGTACTGGTGCTGTTCAGTTTTGGGACTCTGAACACGGGACACTTTTGCAGGCACACACTTCTCACAAGGGTGATGTGAATGCTCTGGCAGCTGCACCTTCTCATAACAGGGTGTTCTCTGCAGGATCTGATGGTCAG GTTATTCTTTATAAGCTTTCTAGTGAGACAGTTGAATCTGCTTACGACACATCATCTAAAATGTTGAAGAAATGGATATATGTCGGTTATGTAAGAGCTCATACACATGATGTTAGAGCCTTGACAGTGGCAGTACCAATTAGTCGAGAAG ATCCTATGCCTGATGATAAAGTTAAAAGAATTCGTCATAAGAAGAAGCCCATCGAGTTTAGTTACCATAAATGGGCGCATTTGGGAGTTCCTATGCTTATCTCTGCTGGTGATGACACAAAGCTCTTTGCCTATTCTGCTCAGGAATTCACTAAGTTCTCGCCCCATGATATCTGCCCTGCACCCCAAAGAGTGCCAATTCAGTTGGCTCTTAATACCGTATTCAACCAAAATTGTTTGCTTCTAGTCCAATCATCTTCCTGGTTGGATATTCTTTGTGTTAAAACAAAAGGTGGATCCATGACTGATACTGGCCCTGGCCCATCAAGGGGCCGTGCAACAATGGATATTCTAGCTCGAATTAAGACTAAGAGATCTCGGAAAATTATTTGCAGCACCATTTCTAATGCAGGGGCTTTATTTGCTTACTCAGACCATGTTAAACCCAGCCTTTTTGAATTGAAGAAGGAAGTCAGAAGAAGTGCATGGACTGTTAATAAAAAGCCTCTCCCTCAGAACTTGCCATACGCACATTCCATGGTTTTCAGTGCTGATTCATCTCGATTGATGATAGCAGGACATGATAGAAAGATATAT GTGGTGGATGTGGGCAGCTCAGAGCTACTACATACCTTCACACCATGTCGTGAGGAATTTGATGAGGAATTACCCCCTAGTGAGCCTCCCATAACAAAAATGTTTACTAGTTGTGATGGGCAATGGTTAGCTGCCATCAACTGCTTTGGAGACACATATGTATTTAATCTGGAGACTCAAAG GCAGCACTGGTTCATAACTAGATTGGATGGTGCCTCTGTAACAGCTGGTGGTTTCCCCCCTCAAAATAACAACGTGCTTGTAATCACAACCTCATCAAATCAAGTCTATGCATTTGATGTGGAGGCCAAACAGCTAGGAGAATGGTCAATGCGGCATTCATTTGTTCTACCAAAGAGATACCAAGAATTTCCTGGGGAGGTCACCGGGCTCTCTTTTCTGCCTCTGTCAAGTCCTCCTTCTGTTATCATTTACAGTGCCAG GGCAATGTGCTTAATTGACTTCGGGATGCCAGTTGATCGAGAGGAAGATGGTGATTTGGTAAACAGTCAGCATTCTTCACTGAAGAAGTTACAGGCTACTACCTTGAATGGGGGACTGAAACGTAAATTGAAAGAATATCAACCAGAGgctaaacatagaaaaaatttTGAACTTCGTGCTTTCAGAGATCCTGTTTTATTTATTAGCCACCTTTCTGAAAATTCTATCTTGATCCTGGACAAACCATGGATGGATGTGGTTAAAACTTTTGATGCCCAACCTGTCCACAGACATATATTTGGGACATGA
- the LOC118035796 gene encoding protein SOB FIVE-LIKE 5 gives MNVSASEYSGGGGCESGWTSYLNQSSNSKHQYQAGFGGFVDGDYARVEEDQEEDLSMVSDASSGPPQYCEDDGYGCDKLAKKSRSKKKSKEHGRSKQHSYLDDSTASSPALGKKVNNEGTTEHGLEFSQGFSATHFKGKSSLKKHLGFFQSSHSDKAASKEPGDCQARKWK, from the exons ATGAATGTATCAGCCTCTGAATATAGTGGCGGCGGCGGCTGTGAATCTGGTTGGACATCGTACCTGAACCAGTCGTCTAACTCAAAACATCAATACCAGGCCGGTTTTGGTGGGTTTGTTGATGGAGATTATGCAAGAGTAGAGGAAGACCAGGAGGAGGATTTGTCTATGGTTTCTGATGCATCCTCTGGGCCTCCTCAGTATTGTGAAGATGATGGATACGGCTGTGATAAATTGGCCAAGAAGAGCAGAAGcaaaaagaagagcaaagaacATGGTAGAAGCAAACAGCATTCATATCTTGACGACAGTACTGCTAGCTCTCCTGCGTTGGGCAAG AAAGTGAACAATGAAGGCACAACGGAACATGGCCTGGAATTCTCCCAAGGTTTCTCTGCAACACATTTTAAG GGGAAATCCTCACTCAAGAAGCACCTTGGATTCTTTCAATCCTCTCATTCTGATAAGGCAGCTTCAAAAGAACCAG GTGATTGTCAGGCAAGAAAATGGAAATGA
- the LOC118035820 gene encoding heptahelical transmembrane protein 4 yields MSCRVDYAGIDSLTSTSFYPPGDCSFTRSRILQGVYMGFITVLGFVAVIFTLFPVFPRPDFRSSPAALFLGTGLSGVATIFHKLMHYKKQPEALQTTGFEILMGILDGIRRIDKRTPREFLSDGSQASSASPGIVTGLFTC; encoded by the coding sequence ATGTCTTGCAGAGTTGACTATGCAGGCATTGATTCTCTAACCTCAACATCCTTTTACCCTCCCGGCGACTGCTCCTTCACGCGTAGCCGCATCCTCCAAGGCGTTTATATGGGGTTCATAACAGTATTGGGTTTTGTTGCCGTCATCTTCACTCTCTTTCCAGTTTTTCCGAGGCCAGATTTTAGGAGCTCTCCTGCTGCGCTCTTCCTCGGGACGGGCCTGTCAGGTGTGGCAACTATTTTTCATAAGCTGATGCATTACAAGAAACAACCTGAGGCCCTCCAAACCACAGGTTTTGAGATCCTGATGGGAATCTTGGATGGAATTCGGAGAATTGATAAACGGACGCCACGAGAATTCCTGAGCGATGGAAGCCAGGCAAGTTCGGCGTCGCCGGGCATAGTAACCGGCCTTTTCACTTGTTGA